TAACTGTATGGATTTTAACTCTTCAATGACATCGTCATCCTTTACTGTATCAAAAAGAGAAATTTGCTCCATATCTACCTCGTCAAAATGAACGGCCGGTTTTGTCTTTTGCTTTTTGTTTTCGGAAGCAATATTTTTTACAGTGGCTGTAATATCTGCACTGACAAGCTCCTCTACCAGTTCCTTTGCCCGTTCAATAACAGAGTTAGGGACACCGGCAAGCTTGGCAACCTGAATACCATAGCTTTTATCTGCTCCGCCTTTTACGATTTTTCTAAGAAAGACAATGTCATCGCCTCGCTCTTTTACTGCAATACAGTAGTTGTTTACCCCTGCCAGCTTTCCTTCTAATTCTGTCAGCTCGTGGTAATGGGTAGCAAATAGAGTTTTGGCGCCTAAAATTCTGGTATTGCTGATATGCTCAATCACTGCCCATGCAATGGAAAGTCCATCAAAGGTGCTGGTTCCTCTGCCGATTTCATCCAAAATCAAAAGGCTTTTTGAGGTAGCGTTTCGCAGGATATTGGCAACCTCTGTCATTTCCACCATAAAGGTACTCTGTCCGCTTGCCAAATCATCCGATGCGCCTACACGGGTGAAAATACGGTCTACAATTCCGATATTGGCTTTTTCAGCAGGCACAAAAGAACCGATTTGCGCCATTAAAACAATCAAAGCAGACTGACGCATATAGGTGGATTTTCCTGCCATGTTCGGTCCTGTAATAACGGCAACACGATTTTTCCCGTTATCTAAATAGGTATCGTTTGGAATAAACATATCGTTGGAAATCATTTTTTCCACTACCGGATGTCTGCCGTTTTTAATATCAATAACGCCTTTGGTATTGATTTTGGGGCGGACAAATTGATTGCGAGATGCTACAAGAGCTAAAGATGCGTAGGCATCCAGCTTGGCAATGGCACGGGCTGTTTTCTGAATACGCTCTACTTCTGCCGCAATTTTTGTTCGAATGGAGACGAAAGCTTCATATTCCAGTGCATAAAGCTTGTCCTCCGCACCTAAAATCATATCTTCCAGTTCTTTTAAGCGTGGTGTGATATAACGCTCTGCATTGGTTAAGGTCTGCTTTCTGGTGTAGTAATCAGGAACCATGTCCTTAAAGGAATTGGTGACCTCCAGATAATAGCCGAAAACCTTATTGTATTTGATTTTTAAGGTACGAATACCTGTTTTTTCTTTTTCTTCTGCTTCCAGCTCGGCAAGCCATACCTTGCCCTTTGTTTTGGCTTCACGGAAATGGTCGATATCCTCCTGATACCCTTCTTTGATAATGCCGCCTTCTTTCATGGCAAGAGGGGGCTCGTCCACAATAGAGGCTTCCAAAAGCTGATATAAATCCTGTAAATCATCCATTTCCTCATATACTTTTTGGAGTTCCTCACACTGGAACTGGGACAAAAGCTGACGTATGTATGGTATCATGGAAATAGAGCTTTTAAAAGAAATCAAATCTCTTGGGTTGGCAGACTGATAGCTGACACGGCTGATTAAACGCTCCATGTCGTAAACAGGACTTAAATATTCCCGTATCTCTTCTCTGTCCATTTCATGACAGTTAATTTCTTCCACGGCATCTAAACGTGCGTTAATTTCTCCTTCATCGATTAAGGGCTGTTCAATAAAGCTGCGCATCATACGAGCTCCCATGGCTGTTTTGGTTTTATCCAGTACCCATAAAAGAGAACCTCTTTTTACCTTTTCCCGCATGGTTTCTGTAAGCTCCAGATTACGCCTTGTGGAGCTGTCAATGAGCATATATTTGTCTGTACTATACGGAGTAATCTGACGCAGATGCTCCATGGAGTTTTTCTGTGTTTCCAGAAGATAAGTAAACAAAGCTCCTGCTGCAATTACCGCACAGTTATAGTCCTTTAATCCCAAGCCCTCCAGTGTTCCCACATGAAAATGTTCTTTTAAGGTACGGGCGCATAAATCATCGTCAAAATACCAGTTATCCAGAGCAGAAAGAGAAATATTCAAACGGTTTTTCAGCTCGTCAATTTCAATGCCGCTCATAGTAAAGGCTTCGTTGCACACAAGCTCTGCCGGAGAAAACTTATAAATTTCGTCCAGCAGTTTTCGGATTTCATCGACCTCCGTAACCATGAACACACCTGTGGTAATATCCGCAATGGCAATGCCAAAGCGGTTGGAAACATAGACCACGGACATGATGTAATTATTTTTTGTTTCATCAAGAGCCTGTGTGTTTAATGTAGTTCCCGGTGTTACCACACGGATAACCTCTCTTCTGACAATTCCTTTTGTTTGCTTGGGATCTTCCATCTGTTCACAGATTGCTACTTTATATCCTTTGCTGATTAAGCGATTTAAATAGACCTCTGCCGCATGAAAAGGTATTCCGCACATAGGCGCGCGTTCTGACATACCGCAGTCCTTTCCCGTTAAGGTAAGCTCTAATTCTTTGGACACGATTTCTGCGTCCTCGAAAAACATTTCATAGAAGTCCCCTAAGCGGTAGAATAAGATACAGTCCTTATATTCTTCTTTGGTTTTTACATAATGCTGCATCATTGGTGAAATCGATGCAATATTTACGTCTTTTATTGAAATTCCCATGTATTTTCCTATATTTTTTCCTTTTAAAAATTTTTCCATATCATAATATCCTTATTTCCATATCTAAGAAACAAGGATACTTATCATATTCTTATATTCGGTTAACATCTTATCAAATTTAGGAATATTATTCAAGACAAAACAGAGTGTGTCGGTATCTTTGTTATAAATTTGAGTTTTCCTATGCAAATATAAAAACATTTCCAAATACAACTATGGAGCGGAATTCAGGAAATCCCGCCCCAACTATTGTCATAGAACATATTATTTTAATTGTCTACATAATATCTTCCCACAAATCAACTTTTTCTGTTATATCTTGGTTATTCTGTAAATCAATACAATCATAGTCTAAACAGCCATTCGCATCAATATAGGAACAAACTCTGACAACTGTAGGAGTATTTTCTACCATTGTAATTACATCAAAATAATCTTCATACTGTTTGTCAGAATAATTTGTGTCAAACGCATTAATATTTTTTTTAACTTTAGTAAAATTAATTTCTGTTAAGCGGCTTTTGTCAATCACATTTCTTCTAATTATGTATTTTCCATCTTCTTTATCATAAACAATCTTATCAGTTGTCTCATATCCGTTATACTCAAACACATATCGCTCTATAAAACTTTCACCACCGTTATAAACATAGCCTTCTGGAACATACAGTCCTCCGACAAAGTTCTCTTCTTTTATTGGAGTAAAATCTTCCCCATTTCTTTCAGGATTTTTTCCTCTCCACAAAATAACAAATATCAGGCAACATATAAGTCCGATGCCAACTATGCCAATAAATTTTTTCATGCGTGTCACCTCCTACAACCATTTGCTTTAGATTTTAAAGCTTTCTATATCTTTCTTAGACATATTTTTTGTTGTTTTTCATTTATATAATAACATATTTTTCTTTGTATTTAAAGACTATATTTTAGAGAAATGTATATTATCTGTTAATTCTTAATAACACATGAAATATCAGTTGCAATTGCAAGAAAACGCCTTTTGCTCTACAAAAATAAGGATATTCCATATCTCGCATTAAAAATGGAGGTAGGGAGTATCCTTACTTCTTTAAGATGGTATTGTTTCTTTTTTATCCTACTTTCGTTCCCATATAATAAAAGCCACGGCATTCATCTAAACGTACCTGACAGAGTTGTCCGATTAAAGAAGTATCTCCCTCAAAATGTACCAGCAAATTATTAGAAAGACGTCCTGTCATCAAATGCTTGTCCTGACTGTTCTGTTCTTCTACCAGAACCTCCATGACCTTTCCGGTGTCTCTTGCAGACATTTCTCTGCCAATGGACTGTACGGTTTCCAGAAGGCGGTTAAAACGGTCTTTTACCACGCCCTCCGAAACTTGATTTTCCATAACGGCAGCAGGCGTTCCCGTACGTTTGGAATAAATAAAGGTAAAGGCGCTGTCATAGCGGACTTTTTTTACTACGTCAACGGTTTCCAGAAAATCTTCTTCTGTTTCTCCCGGAAATCCTACAATAATATCTGTGGTAAGAGAAATATCAGGAATGGCTGTTCTGATTTTTTCTACCAGATTTAAGTATTTTTCCTTGTCATATCTGCGGTTCATCTTCTGCAAGATATCGCTGCTTCCTGACTGTAAAGGAAGATGGAGATGCTTACAGATTTTTTTGCTGTTTTTCATAACCTCAATGAGCTCATCTGATAAGTCTTTTGGATGAGAAGTCATGAAACGAATGCGTTTAAGACCTTCGATTTTTTCGATTTCTGTAAGAAGCTGGGCAAAGGTCATTGGCTCGTCTAAATTCTTTCCGTAGGAATTTACATTTTGCCCTAAAAGCATAACTTCCACAACACCGTCTTTTACCAGACGTTCAATTTCTCTTACAATATCTTTTGGATTTCTGCTGCGTTCCCTGCCTCGTACATAAGGCACAATACAATAGCTGCAGAAATTGTTGCAGCCAAACATAATATTGACACCGGATTTGAATGGATATTTTCGCTCTACCGGAAGGTCTTCCACGATTTTGTCTGTGTCTTTCCAGATATCAATAATCATACGGTCAGAAAGCAGAGAAGAAACCACTAACTCTGCGAATTTATAAATATTATGGGTACCGAAAATCAGATTGACAAAGGAATAGCTTTTTTTCAGCTTTTCCACTACCTGAGGCTCCTGCATCATACAGCCGCATAAGCCAATCATCATGTGGGGATTTTTCTTTTTCAGACTGTGGAGATAACCCAGTCGTCCGTATACACGGAGATTTGCATTTTCTCTTACAGTACAGGTGTTGTAAATTACGAAATCTGCGTTTTCGTCAGGAACCTCCACATAGCCGATGCGTTCTAAAATTCCCACCAGTTTTTCAGAGTCTCTGGCATTCATCTGGCATCCGAAAGTCGTAATATTGGCAGTAAGCGGTCTTCCCAGTTTTTCAGACTGTTCTTTTACAAGTTGACGTGCTTTTTTCATAAACCAATACTGACGCTGAGGTTCTTCCACGGGAGCTTCCTGACTTAAATCCATAGCGTCAATTATGTTTTCCATTTCATCATTAAATAAAAGTGTTGTATTTTCCATTAAATTCATCCTTTAATTGATTATTCTTGTTTCTGTAATTACTTTGTCGGGAAAAATATCCGTAGCTTCCGCAGGTACTTCTTCTACAATCTGGAAGTCAAAAGCTACGGCTGCTGTTTTGTGCTTTCTATGTACGGACAAATAGCGGTCATAAAAACCCTGTCCATAGCCGGCTCTGTGACGGTTTTTGTCAAAGGCAACGCCGGGAATAATTAAAAAAGCGTCCTCATCTTTTGCTTCTTCTCCCCATGCAGGCTCCGGTATCTGGAAATACCCCGGTGCTAACTGCTCAAAGCTTTCCAGATAGTAATATTTCATTTCATGAGTGCCGGTTACTTTGGGAACTGCCACTCGTTTTCCTGCTTTCCATGCGGCTTCAATCATGCCTCGTGTGATGACTTCTTTATTGTAGTCTACATAAGCGTAAATGCAGTCTGCTTCCTGAAACTCCGGAAGGGAGATAACGGTTTCACAGATTTTCTCACTGTATTTTTCTGCTTCCTGCTGAGTAAATTCTTTTCGTCTTCTGAAAATATATTTTCTAATTTCCTTTTTTTCTGCCATATTTCTCACCTAAATTGATAATCGTTCCATCTTTTTCCTGAATGTCAATATTATCTAACTGTGCACGCATATTCATGCGGATTGCCGCAATGTATTCTGCACGGAGTTTTCTCTGCTCCTCTTTTTCTTCCAGTGTTAAACCTTCTCCTTTTGATTTTCTTGCTAATTCGTTAATGCGGTTAATGGTGTTTTGATCCATCGTGGTTTCTTTTCTCCTTTGCTTATAGATTTTCAAATAATTCCTGTAAAATATCTTGTTCTTTTTTATCTGCCAGAAAAAGTGTTCCGTACTTTCTGCCCTGCATGATTTTATGTATGACATGGAAGTCTGCGCCGTTGGCAATGACCATGTCTGCTCCTGCACCGGTTGCAATACGGGCAGCGGAAAGTTTGGTTGCCATTCCTCCTGTTCCCACCTTGCTGCCGGTAGAGCCTTTTCCCATTTTCATTAAATGGTCATCCAGTTTTTCTACCACATCAATAAACTCTGCATTTGGGTTGACATTTGGGTCGTCTGTAAACAGTCCGTCAATGTCAGAGAGCAGGATAAGCATATCCGCATCCACCAAAGCAGCAACTAAAGCAGACAGCGTATCATTGTCACCGAAGGTATTGACAAATTCAATTTCATCCGTGGAAACTGTGTCGTTTTCATTTACAACAGGGATTGCGCCCATATCCAGAAGGCTTTGAAAAGTATTTCTGGCATTTTCTCTGGTAATATCATTTACCATGGTGTATTTGGTAATCAATACCTGTGCTGCTGTCTGGCTGTATTCTGCAAACAGCTTCTGATAAATCATCATCAGCCTTGCCTGTCCGATGGCTGCACATGCCTGTTTTTCAGAAAGACGGGAAGGCTTTTCCTGTAAGCCCATGGCAGCACGACCTACGGCAATGGCGCCGGAAGACACCACAATGACTTCCTTCCCCTGATTGTGTAAGTCTGCCAGCTCCCGAACCAGTATTTCCAGTTTAATCAAATCCAGTCGTCCGGTTTCTTTATGGGTCAGTGATGAAGAACCGATTTTGATTACAATCCTTTTTTTATCTTTTAATTTTTCTCTGATATTCATGTATTTTCCCTCTTTGGTTCATTTTCACATCATTTTATATTACACTATTTTTGTCTATAAGTCCAGAAGGGGATTTTGGTGTATTTTAGCTGGAATAATTCTCCAGAAAATTATAAAGCTCATCAGTGGTTTTAATCTGCTTTCCCAGCAGCACTTCACCTTGCAGCTCTTTTGGCAGGGCTTCCAAAGGAATGTCGGTATATTCAAAAACCTGATTTTGAGAATTTTCGTATACAACGATATATCCCTCCTCAACCTGAAGCTGATAGCCTGCGTTTTTTGCAGGAGCTTCCTCCTGACGGAAAACCACCTTGTCTGTGCCGTAAGAATGAAGCTTGAAGGACTCCTTCTGCAAAATCCCATCCTGATAATGTTCCAGAACAAAGGTCTTGTTTTTATAATTGACAGCGGGTACGGAAACCTGCTGCTTTGCAGAGGCATTTGTTTCTTCTAAAGCATAAATCCTGTCTTTTAAATCCGTAAGCTGGTAAGTAATCAGAAAACCCACAGTAAAGAAAAGCGCGATAAGGAAACAGCCGACACCATAGATTATTCTTTTCATAAGAACCTCCTTATTTTTGAATACTTATAGTATCGGCTGATTTTCCTGTTTTATTCACTTTTCTTAGCGTGTAATTCCAAGGCTTGCCAGAATTTCCTCCTGCTTTCTTTCCATTTCTTTTGCCTCTTCAGGTTCCATATGGTCATAGCCCATCAGGTGCAGCATGCTGTGGGCAATTAAAAAGGCAAATTCTCTTATCTGCCCATGTCCGTAGCTTTCTGCCTGTTCCTGCATTCTGGGAATACAAATCATAATATCTCCTAAAATTAATTCTCCGCTTTCCGGATGAAAACAGGTATCATCCTCCTCAGCAACAGAGAAATCTGCCGGAGCTGTAAAATCCAGCATAGGAAAAGAGAGAACGTCCGTTACACGGTCAATATTACGAAATTCCCTATTTGTCTGTTGGATTTCCTCATTTCCGGTTAAAACAAGGTTGATTTCCGTTTCATAGGGGCAGCCTTCGTAGTCAAGAGCAGCTTCTATTACTTTTTTTGCAAGCTCTTCGTAATCAAAATCCAGATTTTCCTCATATTCCATTTCCAAATTCAGTGTCATCGTTCTTTCCTCCTGTCTTTGCGAGGCTTCTTTTCTCTTTTTTCGTTTGCTTCTTTTTTCTCGTAAGCGTCATAGGCCTGCACGATTTTTTGTACCAGCGGATGACGCACTACATCCTTATTGGTTAATTCACAAAAGGCAATGTCCTCAACTTTTTTCAGTACGTGAAGGGCAACATCCAGTCCTGATTTCGCACCGGAAGGCAAATCCTTTTGGGAAAGGTCACCGGTAACAATAACTTTTGAGCCAAAACCAATACGGGTAAGAAACATCTTCATCTGAGCAGGTGTGGTATTTTGGGCTTCATCTAAAATAATAAAGGCATTATCCAGTGTCCGGCCTCTCATATAGGCAAGAGGCGCTACTTCAATTAAGCCCTTTTCCATGTTTTTGGCAAAGCTTTCCGCTCCCATGATTTCATACAGGGCATCGTAGAGAGGACGAAGATAAGGGTCGATTTTGCTTTGTAAATCTCCGGGGAGAAATCCCAGCTTTTCCCCTGCTTCAATAGCAGGTCTTGTTAAAATAATTCTGCCTACCTCATCATTTTTAAATGCGGTGATTGCCATTGCCATAGCAAGATAGGTTTTTCCTGTTCCCGCAGGACCAAGGCCGAAGACAATCATTTTTTTACGGATTGCATCGATATATGCCTTTTGCCCCAAGGTTTTTGGCTTAATGGGACGTCCGTTTAAGGTATGGCAAATACATTCCTTATCTATTTCTGTAATTACAGAAGTTTTTTCTTCGGCTGCGAGAGCCAGCGCATAATTTACATTCTGCTGGGTAATGGTATTTCCTTTTTGGGACAGTGTCAAAAATTCCCGTATAATCTTTACTGCCTGTTGGCAGGCTGCCATAGGACCTAAAATACGTAGCTGTCCGTCTCTGGAGATAACGGTGACGCCCAAGGTCTTTTCTATTTTTTTCATGTGCTCGTCAAATTGCCCGAACACATTTCGCTCATGCTCTGCGGGTAATTCTATTTTTTCTTCACAAATATTACTCATTAATGTCAAAATTCCTTTCTGTTTGCTGCGGAAGAATGTCTGTGGGAGCTTTTTTCCCTGCTTTTTCAACAGCCAGAAGTGTGCCGCTGGCTGTGCAGATATTTTTTTGTATGTTTATTTTAACATGATTTTCGGATATTTGAACCCCTTTTTCCTCTAAACTTTTTAAAAGTATGCTTAAATGACTTTCTACTTTTTCCCTTGCCTCTTTTTCAGTATAGACAAACTCCCCTGTTTGGTATTCATAATCTGTGCTGCTTCCGTAGAAAATGGGAAGCTTGAAATTTTCTGTAAGATAGAGCTGTTTTAGATTTGTTGTGGTATCAAAGGTTTCCCATGGAGGCTTTCTCTTAAAATCAAAATAATAATCGCCCACCTGAAGCAGATACCCCTTTTTCTGTTTTCCTGTGTAAATCGGCTTTTGATAAGTCATGGAAAACTGCTGATAATATTCTAACGGATATTCTACATAAATGTCCGCATCAGCGTCTGTATATTCGTATTTTTCTATTTCCTTGCTGTCATTTAAAATGTCCAGACGGCCGCTTACTAAGATTTCGCCTTTTTTACAAAGCTCCCCTGTCTTTTTCAGAGAAGTTCCTTTTCTGGTAACCATAGAAACAATTTTTCCTGTTTTGTCAGCGATTAAATCGTAAGCGCCTTTTTCCGGTATTTTTTCCTTGTAAATATTGTCGTTTTCTTTGATTTCCAAAAGCAGACGGCTTCCTGTGATTTTTGCGGAAACCCACGTGATATTTGGAAATTCACCTCTTAATTTTTCAGCAATCAAAGCGCAGTCCAATTTTTTTTTCGATGCTCCGTGGTGTACGTCAATTTTTTCTAAATAGCCCAGAATACTCTGTGTACTGTTATGTACATTTCCTTCCACATGAATATTCCAAATATAACCGGACAGAAAAAACAGAATGAAAAAACTCAAAAAAATGCCGATGAAAAATGCCTTCCTCTTTTTATTGCGATAAAAAAAGAAAGGCAGTCCATATTTACCTGTAATTTGAATTCTTGTACCTGTTTTTTTGCAGATGCTTTTTAATCGAAAAAAATCTTGGATACTTAAATTCATCTCATAAATATCATTTTTATTTACTAAATTCCAGACCTTGATTTTGTGATAGGCACATAAATTCAAAAAGCGTTCAGGGCTTTGTGTATACGCTTTTATCCGGACATAGCCCTTTCCGTAATGACTCCAATCCTGCACGCACAGCCTCCTTATAAAAACAAAATTTTATTGATATTTCCGCTTATTTTCATTTCCACATCTGTGTAATAGAGAATAAGGAGATTTTTCCCTTCAATCTGAATTTTATTTCTTTTTGAAAGGAGTATAATACAGGTATCCTGATATTGGCGTATACATTTATAATTTTCAATGTACAATTCCCGAGAACCGGTGAGAGTAAGAACTGCCTCTTTATAAGATAAATCTTTTGGAATTTGTAAGGAGTCTCCTAACTTTCCTGAAAAATCTCCTAATTTTCTTTTCACCAAAAGCCTCCTGCATAAGTTCTTATTTCAATCTTATGAAATACCGCAGAAAATCATGCGGTTATTTTAGAAAAAGAATACCGAACCACAAAATCTGGTTGGCGCTTAAGGTAAATTCCATGTTGTATTTTTCTGCCAGTTCGCAGACAATAATCCCGTGGCTCTCCACGCAAGGGTGCATTTTCTGCGGAAAGCGACAGGGAGCATCGGGATAGGTGCAGACCTCACAAATATCACAGGACTCCGTAGAAAGCGCCATACAGTCTGTGCCCTTTTCACGAACAAAGGCTTCTATGGCTGCTGTGATTTTTTCATGCTCCTTTCTGGTGGCTAAGGTTTCCTCAAAATTGATGACATCGGATACCTCTGCAATGGTAGAAAACAGGAAACATTCCTTATAATCAAGACAGCGTTTTCTGCATTCTTCCACTGTGCCTACGGCAGGGGGACACGCCCATGTGGAGTTATAGCGCTCACATTCTTTTTCGCAAATCCATCGTACACGAAAGGAAAAATCAATTTCCTCCGGTTTAAAAAAGGCATATTGATATACGGGAAACTGACAAATAAATTCTTCTAATTCTTCATGAGAAATCATGTGTTTTACTCCTTCTTCTTTTGATTTTATAATTCTTCTATGGAAATTTTACTGCCCCCTTCTCCTGCTTTTGCAGGCTCAATGAGAAGATGAACAGGGATACGGTTTTTAATTTCCTCTACGTGGGTAATCACACCTACGCTGCGCTTTTTGTTTCTTATTTTTTCCAGAGCCTCCATTACGACCTCCAGACAGTTTTCATCTAAAGTCCCAAAGCCTTCATCTAAGAAAAACAGCTCCAATGGGGCTGCTCCCTTCATCTGAATTTGGGAAGATAAAGCAAGGGCAAGAGCCAAAGAAGCCATAAAGGTCTCTCCTCCGGACAGGGTGGAGGCAGGTCGTGACGCACCGCCGTTTTTGTAATCACGAATAATAAAGGCAGTATTCTCATCAATCTCCAGCCCGTAAGTATTGCCTGTCATTTCTTTTAAGCCGGTATCGGCTTCTCGTGCAATGTGCTCTAGGTAATAACGGGAAATATATTCCACAAAACGCTTTCCTCGAAATAGTCCTTCCAGTTCAGAGAGAATGTCCAGCTTATGGTGAATTTTTTCCAGAAGGACACAGACATTTTCTTTTTCCTTCCATGCTGTTTTCATCTGTTCCAGCTCTTTTCGCACTGCACCAAAGCTTTTGTTTTCCTCGGTTGTTTCGGTTTCCAGTGTCTGTACTTCTTTTTCCAGCAGAGCAAATTCCCCTTGCTCCATACGCTTGCTTTTGAGCTTTTTCTTAATTTGCAAAAGCTGTTCCTGTACACGGATTTTTTCCTTTTGGAAATTTTCAAGCTTTTCTCTCATCTGAGACAATTTTTGTTCTTCCGTATGATATTTTGCAATGTAAGTTTCTTCTGTAACAGAACAGCTTTTCATTTTTTCTTGTAAAAGTGCATATTTTTGTATGCTGTCTTTTTGGGAAGCTTCTGCAAGCGCCTTTACGGCAGCTAATTGTCGGGCAACTTCTTGTTCTTCTGTGGATGCTTGCTCAAAAAGAGCTTTTGAAGTTTCGTATTGTTTCTCTAAGGCAGCAATAGACGCTTCGGTTTCTTTTAATTTTTCTAAAATATTTTCTTCTGTTTGAGCTTTTTCTAAAATTTTTTCTTTGATTTCCAGCAGCTTTTCTTCTGCTTGCTTTTGCAGAAAGGAAGCTTCTGTCTGTTGGGCTTTTAGCTCCTGAATGATGCCCTCTCCTTTTTCCCGATTTTTTATGCGGGCATCCAATTTTTGCTCTAAGGTTTCCAGCAGCTTTTGCAGTTCTTCTCTTTTTCTGTTCTTTTCCTGTAAAGCTTCATAAGCGATTTGAAAATCTTCAACCATTGCTGTTTGCTTTTGTATTTCCAGCTCGTTTTCTTTTTGAAGAATTTCTTTATTTTCTGCTTCCCATTCCTGTTTTCTCTCTGTGTAACGTTTTTGCAGCCCATTGATTTCAGTTTCTTTTTTTGCAGCTTCTGTTTGGAGCTTTTGCAGTTCTTCGGTAAGCTTGGGACTGATTGGAAGATTTTCAAAAGTTATCTGCTGCTCCTGCTGCAACTGTGTCCTTAAACCTGCAAGGGTTTCATAAATAGCTTGTATTTCTTCTTCCAAGGCTTCCTTTTGTTTTTGCAATGCCTGAATATCTTCTTTTTGCCGGAGTGTTTGTGGTTTTTCATGATGAATACTTCCGCATACAGGACAGGGCATGCCATCTTCCAAAGAAGCTGCCAGAATAGCAGCCATATTTTCCATATAAAGCTGTTCCTGCGTTTCTTTTTTTCCCTGTATTTCTATTTGGTTTACCTGAGCTTTTTCTATTTCCGCAGATAATTTTGCACATTTCTTTTTTTGATTTTCCCAAGCATTTTGAAGATATTCTGCTTTCTCTGCTTCTTTTTCTTTTAAACGCTGTAACAGTTCTTGCTTTTCTCTTTCTTTGTTACGGATATTTTTTATATCTTCTTTAAGCCCTTCTTCTATGGCGGTTCTTCGGCATTTTTGTTGGTTTAAACGTTCAGTTTTTTGAAAACCGTTCATAATCATCTGCTGAATTTCTGCTGATATTGTCGTTTTTACAATTTCCTGCTGCATAGCAGTTTTCTGCAATTTTCTTGCGTCAATATCCTGTAATAAAGCCTTCATTTTTTCTTGTGCATCCAGCAGCTTTTTCGTTATTTCTTCTCTATTCTTTTTCTGAGTATGGAAACGGTTTTTCTGTATATCTCGTTCTTCTGCAAGCTTTACTGCCTCCAAAAGATTGTTTCGCCTCTGCTCAAGGACAGGCTTTTGCGCCTGTTTTCGTTCTTCTGCTTTTTGAAGCTCTAGCTGTGTAAAGGTAAATGACTTTCTTTTTTCAGTCCAAAGTTCTGTAAGAGCGGCAGCTTTTTGCGTGTAGCTTTTTTCTTTGGCAATACTTTCCTGATAATCGGAGAAATAAGGAAACAGTCCGTTGGCAATTTCTGCTTTTTTCAAATTTTCCTGTAAAGCAGTGATATCATCCTGCTCTTTTGCAAGGGAATTTTCCTTTTCGCAGACCGCATCATATTCTTCCCATAATAAAATTTGCCCTTTGCTGTCTTCCAGATTTTTCCGCATTTTTTTCAAGGCTTCTTCTTTT
The DNA window shown above is from Blautia hansenii DSM 20583 and carries:
- a CDS encoding DUF2284 domain-containing protein, which encodes MISHEELEEFICQFPVYQYAFFKPEEIDFSFRVRWICEKECERYNSTWACPPAVGTVEECRKRCLDYKECFLFSTIAEVSDVINFEETLATRKEHEKITAAIEAFVREKGTDCMALSTESCDICEVCTYPDAPCRFPQKMHPCVESHGIIVCELAEKYNMEFTLSANQILWFGILFLK
- a CDS encoding SbcC/MukB-like Walker B domain-containing protein, which produces MKPISMKMKGLNSFLEVQEIDFEKLTSQGLFGIFGPTGSGKTSILDGMTLALYGTTSRNSTNYINVNTDKAFVEYIFSIQEKQQHKYLVARSFKRTKDGGIRSDSAKFADITEEEPVILADRVGTVNAKCQEVLGLSKDDFFRTVVLPQGKFSEFLKLEGMERNKILERLFHLEKYGERLAFLVKEQAGQWEGKRKEQEGALSRYEAVTTEAIQALEQKETELEKNLAKKEEALKKMRKNLEDSKGQILLWEEYDAVCEKENSLAKEQDDITALQENLKKAEIANGLFPYFSDYQESIAKEKSYTQKAAALTELWTEKRKSFTFTQLELQKAEERKQAQKPVLEQRRNNLLEAVKLAEERDIQKNRFHTQKKNREEITKKLLDAQEKMKALLQDIDARKLQKTAMQQEIVKTTISAEIQQMIMNGFQKTERLNQQKCRRTAIEEGLKEDIKNIRNKEREKQELLQRLKEKEAEKAEYLQNAWENQKKKCAKLSAEIEKAQVNQIEIQGKKETQEQLYMENMAAILAASLEDGMPCPVCGSIHHEKPQTLRQKEDIQALQKQKEALEEEIQAIYETLAGLRTQLQQEQQITFENLPISPKLTEELQKLQTEAAKKETEINGLQKRYTERKQEWEAENKEILQKENELEIQKQTAMVEDFQIAYEALQEKNRKREELQKLLETLEQKLDARIKNREKGEGIIQELKAQQTEASFLQKQAEEKLLEIKEKILEKAQTEENILEKLKETEASIAALEKQYETSKALFEQASTEEQEVARQLAAVKALAEASQKDSIQKYALLQEKMKSCSVTEETYIAKYHTEEQKLSQMREKLENFQKEKIRVQEQLLQIKKKLKSKRMEQGEFALLEKEVQTLETETTEENKSFGAVRKELEQMKTAWKEKENVCVLLEKIHHKLDILSELEGLFRGKRFVEYISRYYLEHIAREADTGLKEMTGNTYGLEIDENTAFIIRDYKNGGASRPASTLSGGETFMASLALALALSSQIQMKGAAPLELFFLDEGFGTLDENCLEVVMEALEKIRNKKRSVGVITHVEEIKNRIPVHLLIEPAKAGEGGSKISIEEL
- a CDS encoding YabP/YqfC family sporulation protein, translated to MKRKLGDFSGKLGDSLQIPKDLSYKEAVLTLTGSRELYIENYKCIRQYQDTCIILLSKRNKIQIEGKNLLILYYTDVEMKISGNINKILFL
- a CDS encoding PhoH family protein is translated as MSNICEEKIELPAEHERNVFGQFDEHMKKIEKTLGVTVISRDGQLRILGPMAACQQAVKIIREFLTLSQKGNTITQQNVNYALALAAEEKTSVITEIDKECICHTLNGRPIKPKTLGQKAYIDAIRKKMIVFGLGPAGTGKTYLAMAMAITAFKNDEVGRIILTRPAIEAGEKLGFLPGDLQSKIDPYLRPLYDALYEIMGAESFAKNMEKGLIEVAPLAYMRGRTLDNAFIILDEAQNTTPAQMKMFLTRIGFGSKVIVTGDLSQKDLPSGAKSGLDVALHVLKKVEDIAFCELTNKDVVRHPLVQKIVQAYDAYEKKEANEKREKKPRKDRRKER
- a CDS encoding sporulation protein YqfD → MQDWSHYGKGYVRIKAYTQSPERFLNLCAYHKIKVWNLVNKNDIYEMNLSIQDFFRLKSICKKTGTRIQITGKYGLPFFFYRNKKRKAFFIGIFLSFFILFFLSGYIWNIHVEGNVHNSTQSILGYLEKIDVHHGASKKKLDCALIAEKLRGEFPNITWVSAKITGSRLLLEIKENDNIYKEKIPEKGAYDLIADKTGKIVSMVTRKGTSLKKTGELCKKGEILVSGRLDILNDSKEIEKYEYTDADADIYVEYPLEYYQQFSMTYQKPIYTGKQKKGYLLQVGDYYFDFKRKPPWETFDTTTNLKQLYLTENFKLPIFYGSSTDYEYQTGEFVYTEKEAREKVESHLSILLKSLEEKGVQISENHVKINIQKNICTASGTLLAVEKAGKKAPTDILPQQTERNFDINE